One segment of Patulibacter sp. SYSU D01012 DNA contains the following:
- the ftsE gene encoding cell division ATP-binding protein FtsE — protein sequence MARTRPNARTRRADRPAVDRVVARPTHPDAVIDFQHVTKAYDRTSAGVRDVSFSVHRGDFVFLVGQTGAGKSTLMKLLLKEMEPDAGVIRVAGRDLSEITRKKVPFYRRNLGVVFQDFKLLPNRTVHDNVAYALQVTGASRKQIRRQVPDILRLTGLSTKLHNYPHQLSGGEQQRVSVARAFVNHPPLLLADEPTGNLDPDTTIGIMQLLYRINKTGTTVLVATHDEGMVNRMRRRVIELQGGRIVRDEVAGGYSQASSESTAEFGALLRGEPAPAPQRAKRPSEASDLFDEAFSE from the coding sequence ATGGCCCGCACCCGCCCCAACGCCCGCACCCGCCGGGCGGACCGCCCCGCCGTCGACCGCGTCGTCGCGCGTCCGACGCACCCGGACGCGGTCATCGACTTCCAGCACGTCACGAAGGCGTACGACCGCACGAGCGCGGGCGTACGCGACGTGTCGTTCTCCGTGCACCGGGGGGACTTCGTCTTCCTCGTCGGCCAGACCGGCGCGGGCAAGTCGACGCTCATGAAGCTCCTGCTCAAGGAGATGGAGCCCGACGCCGGCGTGATCCGCGTCGCGGGGCGCGACCTGTCCGAGATCACGCGCAAGAAGGTGCCGTTCTACCGGCGCAACCTCGGCGTGGTCTTCCAGGACTTCAAGCTGCTGCCCAACCGCACCGTGCACGACAACGTCGCGTACGCGCTGCAGGTGACGGGCGCCTCGCGCAAGCAGATCCGCCGCCAGGTGCCCGACATCCTGCGCCTGACCGGCCTGTCGACGAAGCTCCACAACTACCCGCACCAGCTGTCGGGCGGCGAGCAGCAGCGCGTCTCCGTGGCGCGAGCGTTCGTCAACCACCCGCCGCTGCTGCTCGCCGACGAGCCGACGGGCAACCTGGACCCCGACACGACGATCGGGATCATGCAGCTGCTCTACCGGATCAACAAGACCGGGACGACGGTGCTCGTCGCGACCCACGACGAGGGCATGGTCAACCGCATGCGCCGCCGCGTGATCGAGCTGCAGGGCGGCCGGATCGTCCGCGACGAGGTCGCCGGCGGCTACAGCCAGGCGTCCAGCGAGTCGACCGCCGAGTTCGGCGCGCTGCTGCGCGGCGAGCCGGCGCCCGCCCCGCAGCGGGCCAAGCGGCCGAGCGAGGCCTCCGACCTCTTCGACGAGGCGTTCAGCGAGTAG
- a CDS encoding pitrilysin family protein, with product MPQITSTVAPNGLPIHRIAMPGTRTLTALVAFDAGARAEREEENGIAHFLEHLVFKGGETYDHYRKVNETAERMGGVLNAFTSHSMVAFHITVRAEAAAEALDLLTDFAGRPKLDADELDKERGVVIQEIARYHDQPSALAEQLLDRATFGDHPLGRTVLGPADHLRTFTRDQVVAFRERRWSGRTGGAFLVGAVDHLPDDAALGELFARFPDLEHDAGGVEPAPAPRTDVVVEERDTNQSHLRVAYRPDVDAADPATRAALQIYGTLLGGSMGSRLFDEIREQRGLAYSVSAGAWSLGDTSQLQLSAGLDSTKCLEAYGRMREIVAELHEDGPTAEEVERARAYSAGRLVLAFENSGAVARHAASQAIVHGEGFDTDEAVARLDAVTLDDVREVARRIDPNEASVACVGPHGEGDFGWSR from the coding sequence ATGCCGCAGATCACCTCCACCGTCGCCCCCAACGGCCTGCCGATCCACCGGATCGCGATGCCCGGCACCCGGACGCTGACGGCCCTCGTGGCCTTCGACGCGGGCGCCCGGGCCGAGCGCGAGGAGGAGAACGGCATCGCCCACTTCCTCGAGCACCTCGTGTTCAAGGGCGGCGAGACGTACGACCACTACCGCAAGGTCAACGAGACGGCCGAGCGGATGGGCGGCGTGCTCAACGCCTTCACGTCGCACTCCATGGTCGCGTTCCACATCACGGTGCGCGCCGAGGCCGCCGCCGAGGCGCTCGACCTGCTCACGGACTTCGCGGGCCGCCCCAAGCTCGACGCCGACGAGCTCGACAAGGAGCGCGGCGTCGTCATCCAGGAGATCGCCCGCTACCACGACCAGCCGTCGGCGCTGGCCGAGCAGCTGCTGGACCGGGCGACGTTCGGCGACCACCCGCTCGGCCGCACGGTGCTCGGGCCGGCCGACCACCTGCGCACCTTCACCCGCGACCAGGTCGTCGCGTTCCGCGAGCGCCGCTGGTCGGGCCGGACGGGCGGCGCGTTCCTGGTCGGCGCCGTCGACCACCTGCCCGACGACGCCGCGCTCGGCGAGCTCTTCGCGCGCTTCCCCGACCTCGAGCACGACGCCGGCGGCGTCGAGCCCGCCCCCGCCCCGCGCACGGACGTGGTGGTCGAGGAGCGCGACACGAACCAGTCGCACCTGCGCGTCGCGTACCGCCCGGACGTCGACGCGGCGGACCCGGCGACGCGCGCGGCGCTGCAGATCTACGGCACCCTGCTCGGCGGCTCGATGGGCTCGCGCCTGTTCGACGAGATCCGCGAGCAGCGCGGCCTGGCCTACTCCGTCTCCGCGGGCGCGTGGTCGCTGGGCGACACGTCGCAGCTGCAGCTCTCGGCCGGACTGGACTCGACGAAGTGCCTGGAGGCGTACGGCCGCATGCGCGAGATCGTGGCCGAGCTGCACGAGGACGGGCCGACGGCCGAGGAGGTCGAGCGCGCCCGCGCCTACTCCGCCGGACGCCTGGTCCTCGCCTTCGAGAACAGCGGCGCCGTCGCCCGCCACGCCGCCAGCCAGGCCATCGTCCACGGCGAGGGCTTCGACACGGACGAGGCGGTCGCCCGCCTGGACGCCGTCACCCTGGACGACGTCCGCGAGGTCGCCCGCCGCATCGACCCGAACGAGGCGTCCGTCGCCTGCGTGGGGCCGCACGGCGAGGGCGACTTCGGCTGGAGCCGCTAG
- the nadA gene encoding quinolinate synthase NadA yields the protein MADDPVRAGVPAPSPEDLQALREEIRALAAEKHAVILAHNYQLPEVQDVADVVGDSLGLSIEAAKTDAQTIVFCGVHFMAESASVLSPEKTVLIPDVDAGCSLADSITAEQLRGWQDKHPGAITVMYVNTTADVKALTDYCVTSSNAVPVVRRIIREHGPDTEILFGPDMFLGSYVAKEIAKPAAGEPTYTGTFRVWDGECHVHAGIRPADIDRVRAEHPDAEFLIHPECGCSTQAMEYVAAGDVDASGVHMLSTGGMLDYAHEQETRAKASGRRTTIVATETGMLHPLRQAAPDVDFVPANASAACGYMKMITLPKVRDCLKYGRTVVKVPDDVAQRAQLPIERMIQVGRDENAPLGGE from the coding sequence ATGGCGGACGACCCCGTCCGCGCCGGCGTGCCGGCCCCTTCGCCCGAGGACCTGCAGGCGCTGCGCGAGGAGATCCGCGCGCTGGCGGCGGAGAAGCACGCCGTCATCCTCGCCCACAACTACCAGCTGCCCGAGGTGCAGGACGTGGCCGACGTCGTCGGCGACTCCCTGGGCCTGTCGATCGAGGCGGCGAAGACGGACGCGCAGACGATCGTCTTCTGCGGCGTGCACTTCATGGCCGAGTCCGCGTCGGTGCTCTCGCCCGAGAAGACGGTCCTGATCCCGGACGTCGACGCCGGCTGCTCGCTCGCCGACTCCATCACCGCGGAGCAGCTGCGCGGCTGGCAGGACAAGCACCCCGGCGCGATCACCGTGATGTACGTCAACACGACCGCCGACGTGAAGGCGCTGACGGACTACTGCGTCACGTCGTCGAACGCCGTCCCCGTCGTGCGGCGGATCATCCGCGAGCACGGGCCGGACACCGAGATCCTCTTCGGGCCCGACATGTTCCTCGGCTCGTACGTGGCGAAGGAGATCGCGAAGCCCGCCGCGGGCGAGCCCACGTACACGGGGACCTTCCGCGTGTGGGACGGCGAGTGCCACGTGCACGCCGGCATCCGCCCGGCGGACATCGACCGCGTGCGGGCCGAGCACCCCGACGCCGAGTTCCTGATCCACCCCGAGTGCGGCTGCTCGACGCAGGCGATGGAGTACGTCGCCGCGGGCGACGTCGACGCGTCGGGCGTGCACATGCTGTCGACGGGCGGGATGCTCGACTACGCGCACGAGCAGGAGACGCGGGCGAAGGCCTCGGGGCGGCGCACGACGATCGTCGCGACCGAGACGGGGATGCTGCATCCGCTGCGCCAGGCGGCCCCGGACGTCGACTTCGTGCCGGCGAACGCCAGCGCGGCGTGCGGCTACATGAAGATGATCACCCTGCCGAAGGTGCGCGACTGCCTGAAGTACGGGCGCACCGTCGTGAAGGTGCCCGACGACGTCGCGCAGCGCGCGCAGCTGCCGATCGAGCGGATGATCCAGGTCGGGCGCGACGAGAACGCGCCCCTCGGCGGCGAGTAG
- the nadC gene encoding carboxylating nicotinate-nucleotide diphosphorylase yields the protein MSALDPTAALYDLVARALAEDLGDAGDVTAQATVPEALAGTATVTQKAPGVIAGLDAFAAVAAAVDPGLTVEPLTEEGVWRERGPVLALEGSARSILAVERTALNIVGRLSGVATMTRRYVDAVAGTGATILDTRKTTPGMRLLEKRAVVTGGGANHRIGLFDEILIKENHAAMAGGVGPAVRAAHALRPDLPLVVECQDLDEVDVALATAAELGLERFRVLLDNMSHDDLREAVARAAGRVPLEASGNVSLGTVEAIARTGVDFISSGALTHSAPVLDLSLILEPRS from the coding sequence ATGTCCGCGCTCGACCCGACCGCCGCCCTTTACGACCTCGTCGCCCGCGCCCTCGCGGAGGACCTGGGCGACGCGGGGGACGTGACCGCCCAGGCGACGGTGCCCGAGGCGCTCGCGGGCACCGCCACGGTCACCCAGAAGGCGCCCGGCGTCATCGCGGGCCTGGACGCGTTCGCGGCGGTGGCCGCGGCGGTCGACCCGGGCCTGACCGTCGAGCCGCTGACGGAGGAGGGCGTGTGGCGCGAGCGCGGGCCGGTGCTGGCGCTCGAGGGGTCCGCCCGCTCGATCCTGGCCGTCGAGCGCACCGCGCTGAACATCGTCGGCCGCCTGTCGGGCGTCGCGACGATGACCCGCCGCTACGTCGACGCGGTCGCCGGGACGGGCGCGACGATCCTCGACACGCGCAAGACCACCCCGGGCATGCGGCTGCTCGAGAAGCGCGCCGTCGTCACCGGGGGCGGAGCCAACCACCGCATCGGGCTCTTCGACGAGATCCTGATCAAGGAGAACCACGCCGCGATGGCCGGTGGCGTCGGCCCGGCCGTCCGCGCCGCCCACGCGCTCCGCCCCGACCTGCCGCTCGTCGTGGAGTGCCAGGACCTGGACGAGGTGGACGTCGCGCTCGCGACGGCCGCCGAGCTGGGCCTGGAGCGCTTCCGCGTCCTGCTCGACAACATGAGCCACGACGACCTGCGCGAGGCCGTGGCCCGCGCCGCCGGACGGGTGCCGCTCGAGGCGTCCGGCAACGTCTCGCTGGGGACCGTCGAGGCGATCGCGCGGACCGGCGTAGACTTCATCTCCTCCGGCGCCCTGACGCACTCGGCGCCGGTGCTCGACCTGTCGTTGATCCTGGAGCCCCGCTCGTGA
- a CDS encoding acyl-CoA dehydrogenase family protein, with translation MAIDFTFTDEQQAYREALRDTFAREIGSTEKHEQHTQGGTVGHSPALAATLGEAGLLGPSIAEDLGGGGAGVVEEMILLEELMKARAPISAYPVSLIVAGAVQKFGTPEQQALVLGNVARGGAEAIAMSEPEAGSDVAALTTSARKVDGGWVLNGVKVWISNAHIADRILVVCRDAATTGNPPAPKHEGLCMIWVDPQAEGVRVDGIDTIGGYREVNYVYLDDVFAPDDAVLGEPGNGWLQLMAGLNTERLIIAALGLGQAEQALGDALAYAKERRQFGRPIGSFQVQQHRLVDMATQVELARLLVYKVAADVDRDPTALFPREASMAKIYATETAERVVRDAFKIHGGYGYAKEYAVSHQISHAMVSTIFGGTNDIQRNIIAKVMGL, from the coding sequence ATGGCCATCGACTTCACGTTCACCGACGAGCAGCAGGCGTACCGCGAGGCCCTGCGCGACACGTTCGCGCGCGAGATCGGCTCGACCGAGAAGCACGAGCAGCACACGCAGGGCGGCACCGTGGGGCACAGCCCCGCGCTCGCCGCGACGCTGGGCGAGGCGGGGCTGCTCGGGCCCAGCATCGCCGAGGACCTGGGCGGGGGCGGGGCCGGCGTCGTCGAGGAGATGATCCTGCTCGAGGAGCTCATGAAGGCCCGCGCGCCGATCAGCGCGTACCCCGTGTCGCTCATCGTGGCCGGCGCGGTGCAGAAGTTCGGCACGCCCGAGCAGCAGGCGCTCGTGCTGGGCAACGTCGCCCGCGGCGGCGCCGAGGCGATCGCGATGTCCGAGCCCGAGGCCGGCTCCGACGTCGCCGCGCTCACGACGTCGGCGCGCAAGGTCGACGGCGGCTGGGTGCTCAACGGCGTGAAGGTGTGGATCTCGAACGCCCACATCGCCGACCGCATCCTCGTCGTCTGCCGCGACGCGGCGACGACTGGGAACCCGCCCGCCCCCAAGCACGAGGGCCTGTGCATGATCTGGGTCGACCCGCAGGCCGAGGGCGTGCGCGTCGACGGGATCGACACGATCGGCGGCTACCGCGAGGTCAACTACGTCTACCTCGACGACGTCTTCGCGCCCGACGACGCCGTGCTCGGCGAGCCGGGCAACGGCTGGCTGCAGCTCATGGCCGGGCTCAACACCGAGCGCCTGATCATCGCCGCGCTCGGGCTCGGCCAGGCCGAGCAGGCCCTGGGCGACGCGCTGGCGTACGCGAAGGAGCGCCGCCAGTTCGGCCGCCCGATCGGCTCGTTCCAGGTGCAGCAGCACCGGCTCGTCGACATGGCGACGCAGGTCGAGCTCGCCCGCCTCCTCGTCTACAAGGTCGCCGCCGACGTCGACCGCGACCCGACCGCGCTGTTCCCGCGCGAGGCGTCGATGGCGAAGATCTACGCGACGGAGACGGCCGAGCGGGTCGTCCGCGACGCGTTCAAGATCCACGGCGGCTACGGCTACGCCAAGGAGTACGCGGTGAGCCACCAGATCTCGCACGCGATGGTGTCGACGATCTTCGGCGGCACGAACGACATCCAGCGCAACATCATCGCCAAGGTCATGGGGCTCTAG
- the prfB gene encoding peptide chain release factor 2, whose amino-acid sequence MAVPENAPERIAAARGRFADLEPHLRPTELRARVAELETDMGAAGFWDDQTNAAKVNTEHARATRKLQVHDQLASDLDDLEGLLELAEEDDDLAAELAEQLDSVEERLAGLEEERLFTGPYDAGDALVTVNAGAGGTDAQDWAEMVLRMEMKWAEARGFKVDLLEASAGEQAGIKSATFRAQGDHAYGLFGAERGVHRLVRISPFDSQGRRQTAFAGLEVAPVVEEIGDIEIRDEDLRVDTYRASGAGGQHVNKTDSAVRLTHAPTGIVVACQQERSQTANKETAMKMLYAKIVEQKERERQEEIAKEKGEAQDVGWGSQIRSYVLNPYTMVKDLRTGVETGNVQLVLDGALDDFVRAWLLQQAGQTEAAGSASE is encoded by the coding sequence ATGGCCGTCCCCGAGAACGCCCCCGAACGCATCGCCGCCGCCCGCGGGCGGTTCGCCGACCTGGAGCCGCACTTGCGGCCGACCGAGCTCCGCGCCCGCGTGGCCGAGCTCGAGACCGACATGGGGGCCGCCGGCTTCTGGGACGACCAGACGAACGCCGCGAAGGTCAACACGGAGCACGCGCGCGCGACGCGCAAGCTCCAGGTGCACGACCAGCTCGCGTCCGACCTGGACGACCTCGAGGGCCTGCTCGAGCTCGCCGAGGAGGACGACGACCTGGCCGCCGAGCTCGCCGAGCAGCTCGACTCCGTCGAGGAGCGCCTGGCCGGGCTGGAGGAGGAGCGGCTCTTCACCGGCCCCTACGACGCGGGCGACGCCCTCGTGACCGTCAACGCGGGCGCCGGCGGCACGGACGCCCAGGACTGGGCCGAGATGGTCCTGCGCATGGAGATGAAGTGGGCGGAGGCCCGCGGCTTCAAGGTCGACCTGCTCGAGGCGTCCGCGGGCGAGCAGGCGGGCATCAAGTCGGCCACGTTCCGCGCGCAGGGCGACCACGCCTACGGGCTGTTCGGCGCCGAGCGCGGCGTGCACCGCCTCGTCCGCATCTCGCCCTTCGACTCGCAGGGGCGTCGCCAGACCGCGTTCGCCGGCCTCGAGGTCGCGCCCGTCGTCGAGGAGATCGGCGACATCGAGATCCGCGACGAGGACCTGCGCGTCGACACGTACCGCGCGTCCGGTGCCGGGGGCCAGCACGTCAACAAGACCGACTCCGCCGTGCGCCTGACGCACGCGCCCACCGGCATCGTCGTCGCCTGCCAGCAGGAGCGTTCGCAGACCGCGAACAAGGAGACGGCGATGAAGATGCTCTACGCGAAGATCGTGGAGCAGAAGGAGCGCGAGCGGCAGGAGGAGATCGCGAAGGAGAAGGGCGAGGCCCAGGACGTGGGCTGGGGCTCGCAGATCCGCTCCTACGTCCTCAACCCGTACACGATGGTCAAGGACCTGCGCACGGGCGTGGAGACGGGCAACGTGCAGCTCGTGCTCGACGGCGCGCTCGACGACTTCGTGCGCGCCTGGCTGCTCCAGCAGGCCGGCCAGACCGAGGCCGCCGGCAGCGCCAGCGAGTAG
- a CDS encoding GNAT family N-acetyltransferase — MPALRPPSPPLRAEGVLLRALRGADVPAITEACQDEDIQRWTRVPSPYRESDARGWIAGMRTREKSGEAVELGIAGADSGQLIGAIGVLRMDWRNRAGEIGYWVTPAYRGRGIATVALRMLSRWALGPLGLERVELRIWEANTPSRVVAEKAGFVHEGTLRGSVIDRMGPETRRDVDVYGLLRTDVAAERAPERRAELGGGRVTTAGPGRP, encoded by the coding sequence ATGCCCGCCCTGCGTCCACCGAGCCCGCCGCTGCGCGCCGAGGGCGTGCTGCTGCGCGCGCTGCGCGGGGCCGACGTGCCCGCGATCACCGAGGCCTGCCAGGACGAGGACATCCAGCGCTGGACGCGCGTGCCGTCGCCGTACCGCGAGTCCGACGCCCGGGGCTGGATCGCGGGGATGCGCACGCGCGAGAAGTCGGGCGAGGCGGTCGAGCTCGGGATCGCCGGCGCCGACTCCGGCCAGCTGATCGGCGCGATCGGCGTGCTGCGCATGGACTGGCGCAACCGCGCCGGCGAGATCGGCTACTGGGTGACTCCGGCGTACCGGGGCCGCGGGATCGCCACCGTCGCGCTGCGGATGCTCTCGCGGTGGGCGCTCGGGCCGCTGGGCCTGGAGCGGGTCGAGCTGCGCATCTGGGAGGCCAACACGCCGTCCCGCGTCGTCGCCGAGAAGGCCGGCTTCGTGCACGAGGGGACGCTCCGGGGGAGCGTCATCGACCGGATGGGCCCCGAGACCCGCCGCGACGTCGACGTGTACGGCCTGCTGCGGACGGACGTCGCGGCCGAGCGCGCGCCCGAGCGCCGCGCCGAGCTGGGTGGCGGCCGCGTCACCACCGCCGGCCCCGGCCGTCCGTAG
- the secA gene encoding preprotein translocase subunit SecA: MGILSRALSIGEGKLLREYEKRVGRINAFEPELELSSDDDLRQRFADLRVEAEGGRDLDEMLPEVFAVTREMSKRVLGMRHFDVQLIGAQVLHGGSIAEMRTGEGKTLTATLAVALNALSGRGVHVVTVNDYLAKRDAEWMARLYNALGLSVGVLQNMQAYEDKRAAYAADITYGTNSEFGFDYLRDNMAQSLEEKVQHGGRMSTAADGTEKPIAMHNFAIVDEVDNILIDEARTPLIISGAPEKAADLYVTFAKLARTMVAGKRPEGMDPRAKKEFVADFDYEFDEKHKTVAVTERGVEKAERFLGIDHLYRAENGHLVNHLHQSLKAESLYKRDKDYAVIDGEVAIIDEHTGRILEGRRWSEGLHQAVEAKEGVAIQEENQTLATVTLQNYFRMYDKLAGMTGTALTEANEFQKIYKLGVVPIPTNRPVQRVDHNDDVFKTKDGKWAAVTREVVERHARRQPVLVGTVSVEVSELLSALFHRAGIAHTVLNAKPEHAASEGEIVAEAGRSGAVTIATNMAGRGVDIKLGGDPEHLLRKELRKEGLQPGDEGYDERFAERLPAMREQCEADREVVLEAGGLFICGTERHESRRIDNQLRGRAGRQGDPGESRFFLSAQDDLVRIFAGDRIYKILDRFQAVDDDGNELPISAGMLSKQIEKAQRTVEERNFLVRKRVLEYDDVINEQRRVVYAYRDQILEGRDMSDDAKEEIGNVISRSLDDYLPADDFEAWDVDGLLVALRALWPVTLERADIDPDSTDRDELHRILHDDAIAAYDRREGELGDELMRQVERYLLLSIIDQRWREHLYDMDYLREGIHLRGYAQIEPIVAYKNEAYDLFQDLMASIWNDFAQMVFNVQVEVEDPNLQPASGPADGGELNYSGGSGTAPASLEQIAAGDVDGAALAAYDNGDEPAEGQIVQQRVVSERDQLGRNDLCWCGSGRKYKKCHGAPGRV; the protein is encoded by the coding sequence ATGGGCATTCTTTCTCGCGCGCTGAGCATCGGCGAGGGCAAGCTGCTGCGCGAGTACGAGAAGCGCGTGGGGCGCATCAACGCGTTCGAGCCGGAGCTCGAGCTCAGCTCGGACGACGACCTGCGCCAGCGCTTCGCGGACCTGCGCGTCGAGGCCGAGGGCGGCCGCGACCTGGACGAGATGCTGCCCGAGGTGTTCGCGGTCACGCGCGAGATGAGCAAGCGCGTCCTGGGGATGCGGCACTTCGACGTCCAGCTCATCGGCGCCCAGGTCCTGCACGGCGGGTCCATCGCCGAGATGCGCACCGGCGAGGGCAAGACGCTCACCGCGACGCTCGCGGTGGCGCTCAACGCGCTCTCGGGCCGGGGCGTCCACGTCGTCACGGTCAACGACTACCTCGCGAAGCGCGACGCCGAGTGGATGGCGCGCCTGTACAACGCGCTCGGCCTGTCCGTCGGCGTGCTGCAGAACATGCAGGCGTACGAGGACAAGCGCGCCGCCTACGCCGCCGACATCACGTACGGGACGAACTCCGAGTTCGGCTTCGACTACCTGCGCGACAACATGGCGCAGTCGCTCGAGGAGAAGGTGCAGCACGGCGGCCGGATGAGCACGGCCGCGGACGGCACCGAGAAGCCGATCGCGATGCACAACTTCGCGATCGTCGACGAGGTCGACAACATCCTCATCGACGAGGCGCGGACGCCGCTGATCATCTCGGGCGCCCCCGAGAAGGCGGCCGACCTGTACGTGACGTTCGCGAAGCTCGCGCGCACGATGGTCGCGGGCAAGCGCCCCGAGGGCATGGACCCGCGCGCGAAGAAGGAGTTCGTCGCGGACTTCGACTACGAGTTCGACGAGAAGCACAAGACCGTGGCGGTCACGGAGCGCGGCGTCGAGAAGGCCGAGCGCTTCCTCGGCATCGACCACCTGTACCGCGCCGAGAACGGCCACCTGGTCAACCACCTGCACCAGTCCCTGAAGGCCGAGTCGCTTTACAAGCGCGACAAGGACTACGCCGTCATCGACGGCGAGGTGGCGATCATCGACGAGCACACGGGGCGCATCCTCGAGGGCCGCCGCTGGTCCGAGGGCCTGCACCAGGCGGTCGAGGCGAAGGAGGGCGTGGCGATCCAGGAGGAGAACCAGACCCTCGCGACCGTCACGCTGCAGAACTACTTCCGCATGTACGACAAGCTCGCCGGCATGACGGGCACGGCCCTGACCGAGGCCAACGAGTTCCAGAAGATCTACAAGCTCGGCGTCGTCCCGATCCCGACGAACCGCCCCGTCCAGCGCGTCGACCACAACGACGACGTCTTCAAGACGAAGGACGGCAAGTGGGCCGCCGTGACCCGCGAGGTCGTCGAGCGGCACGCCCGCCGGCAGCCGGTGCTCGTCGGCACGGTGTCCGTCGAGGTGTCCGAGTTGCTCTCCGCGCTCTTCCACCGCGCGGGCATCGCGCACACGGTGCTGAACGCCAAGCCCGAGCACGCCGCGTCCGAGGGCGAGATCGTCGCCGAGGCCGGCCGCTCCGGCGCCGTGACGATCGCCACCAACATGGCCGGCCGCGGCGTCGACATCAAGCTCGGCGGCGACCCGGAGCACCTCCTGCGCAAGGAGCTGCGCAAGGAGGGCCTGCAGCCCGGCGACGAGGGGTACGACGAGCGCTTCGCCGAGCGCCTGCCCGCGATGCGCGAGCAGTGCGAGGCGGACCGCGAGGTCGTGCTCGAGGCGGGCGGCCTGTTCATCTGCGGCACGGAGCGCCACGAGTCCCGCCGCATCGACAACCAGCTGCGCGGTCGCGCCGGCCGCCAGGGCGACCCCGGCGAGTCGCGCTTCTTCCTCTCGGCGCAGGACGACCTGGTCCGCATCTTCGCCGGCGACCGGATCTACAAGATCCTCGACCGCTTCCAGGCCGTCGACGACGACGGCAACGAGCTGCCGATCTCGGCCGGCATGCTGTCGAAGCAGATCGAGAAGGCGCAGCGCACCGTGGAGGAGCGCAACTTCCTCGTCCGCAAGCGCGTCCTCGAGTACGACGACGTCATCAACGAGCAGCGTCGCGTCGTCTACGCCTACCGCGACCAGATCCTCGAGGGTCGCGACATGAGCGACGACGCGAAGGAGGAGATCGGCAACGTCATCTCCCGCTCGCTCGACGACTACCTGCCGGCGGACGACTTCGAGGCGTGGGACGTCGACGGCCTGCTCGTCGCGCTGCGCGCGCTCTGGCCCGTCACGCTCGAGCGTGCCGACATCGACCCGGACAGCACGGACCGCGACGAGCTGCACCGCATCCTCCACGACGACGCGATCGCCGCCTACGACCGGCGCGAGGGCGAGCTCGGCGACGAGCTGATGCGCCAGGTCGAGCGCTACCTGCTGCTGTCGATCATCGACCAGCGCTGGCGCGAGCACCTGTACGACATGGACTACCTGCGCGAGGGCATCCACCTGCGCGGGTACGCCCAGATCGAGCCGATCGTCGCCTACAAGAACGAGGCGTACGACCTGTTCCAGGACCTCATGGCGTCGATCTGGAACGACTTCGCCCAGATGGTCTTCAACGTCCAGGTCGAGGTCGAGGACCCCAACCTGCAGCCGGCGTCCGGCCCGGCCGACGGGGGCGAGCTGAACTACTCCGGCGGGTCCGGCACGGCGCCGGCGTCGCTCGAGCAGATCGCCGCGGGGGACGTCGACGGCGCGGCGCTCGCGGCGTACGACAACGGCGACGAGCCGGCCGAGGGCCAGATCGTCCAGCAGCGCGTCGTCTCGGAGCGGGACCAGCTGGGCCGCAACGACCTGTGCTGGTGCGGGTCGGGGCGCAAGTACAAGAAGTGCCACGGCGCGCCCGGGCGCGTCTGA
- the raiA gene encoding ribosome-associated translation inhibitor RaiA — MRIEVKGRNYPITEEVRECIARRFRKVDAQVSELAELEIELSEARNPAIAEPFRATATLRLKGVTLRADDASRGMEHAIHLVEQELSRQVKRHRVQRRHRRDARRTVQMQRAQAEGAAPPA; from the coding sequence ATGCGGATCGAAGTGAAGGGTCGCAACTACCCGATCACTGAGGAGGTGCGCGAGTGCATCGCGCGCCGCTTCCGAAAGGTCGATGCCCAGGTCTCGGAGCTCGCTGAGCTCGAGATCGAGCTCTCGGAGGCGAGGAACCCGGCGATCGCCGAGCCGTTCCGCGCCACCGCCACGTTGCGCCTGAAGGGGGTGACGCTCCGGGCCGACGACGCGAGTCGCGGCATGGAGCACGCCATCCATCTCGTCGAGCAGGAGCTCTCGCGGCAGGTCAAGCGCCACCGCGTCCAGCGTCGCCACCGTCGCGACGCCCGTCGGACCGTCCAGATGCAGCGTGCCCAGGCGGAAGGGGCCGCGCCGCCCGCCTGA
- a CDS encoding co-chaperone GroES family protein: MKQQLRPLFDRVVIKELEPDRVRRSGLLVPPGSHEPPPQHGIVLAVGPGLDWWQQAGVRMPVKPGDHVVFPAAAGTWIDVDEERLLVCRVGELLGALEPFDEAAGPVDVAADDES; encoded by the coding sequence ATGAAGCAGCAGCTGCGTCCCCTCTTCGACCGCGTCGTCATCAAGGAGCTCGAGCCGGACCGCGTGCGCCGCTCCGGGCTGCTCGTCCCGCCCGGCTCGCACGAGCCGCCGCCGCAGCACGGGATCGTGCTGGCGGTCGGTCCCGGCCTGGACTGGTGGCAGCAGGCCGGCGTCCGGATGCCGGTCAAGCCGGGCGACCACGTCGTGTTCCCCGCCGCCGCCGGCACCTGGATCGACGTGGACGAGGAGCGGCTCCTCGTCTGCCGCGTCGGCGAGCTCCTCGGCGCGCTCGAGCCGTTCGACGAGGCCGCGGGGCCGGTCGACGTGGCCGCCGACGACGAGAGCTGA